One Streptomyces sp. ML-6 genomic region harbors:
- a CDS encoding LLM class flavin-dependent oxidoreductase, with the protein MEFGLFVQGYVPAARARVDPEAEHRALIEETEYVIQADKSGFKYAWASEHHFLEEYSHLSANDVYLGYLAHATERIHLGSGIFNPLAPVNHPVKVAEKVAMLDHLSEGRFEFGSGRGAGSHEILGFMPGITDMNHTKELWEETIAEFPKMWLQDEYVGFQGKHWSLPPRKVLPKPYGKSHPAMWYAAGSPSSYAMAGKKGLGVLGFSVQKVSDMEWVVDSYKTAVKEAEPVGDFVNDNVMVTSTAICAETHAKAVEIAVGGGLNYLQSLLFRYHDTFPRPEGIPEWPELLPEYTEEIIELLIAEELMICGDPDEVLRQCRRWEQAGADQLSFGLPIGIGREDTLNSIRLIGEHVIPAIDTDPVHRTSRFRNAA; encoded by the coding sequence TTGGAATTCGGACTCTTTGTACAGGGGTACGTGCCTGCCGCACGGGCCAGGGTCGACCCGGAGGCGGAGCACAGGGCGCTGATCGAGGAGACCGAGTACGTCATCCAGGCGGACAAGTCCGGCTTCAAGTACGCCTGGGCCTCCGAGCACCACTTCCTGGAGGAGTACTCGCACCTCTCGGCCAACGACGTGTACCTGGGCTACCTCGCCCACGCCACCGAACGCATCCACCTCGGCTCCGGCATCTTCAATCCGCTGGCCCCCGTCAACCACCCGGTGAAGGTGGCCGAGAAGGTCGCCATGCTCGACCACCTCTCCGAGGGACGCTTCGAGTTCGGCTCCGGGCGCGGGGCCGGCAGCCACGAGATCCTGGGCTTCATGCCGGGCATCACCGACATGAACCACACCAAGGAGCTCTGGGAGGAGACCATCGCGGAGTTCCCCAAGATGTGGCTCCAGGACGAGTACGTCGGCTTCCAGGGCAAGCACTGGTCGCTGCCGCCGCGCAAGGTCCTGCCCAAGCCGTACGGGAAGTCGCACCCGGCGATGTGGTACGCCGCCGGGTCCCCGTCCTCGTACGCCATGGCGGGGAAGAAGGGGCTCGGCGTGCTGGGCTTCAGCGTGCAGAAGGTCTCCGACATGGAGTGGGTCGTCGACTCGTACAAGACGGCGGTCAAGGAGGCCGAGCCCGTCGGCGACTTCGTCAACGACAACGTCATGGTCACCTCCACGGCCATCTGCGCCGAGACCCACGCCAAGGCCGTCGAGATCGCGGTGGGCGGCGGGCTGAACTACCTCCAGTCGCTGCTGTTCCGCTACCACGACACGTTCCCCCGGCCCGAGGGCATCCCGGAGTGGCCCGAGCTGCTGCCGGAGTACACCGAGGAGATCATCGAGCTGCTGATCGCGGAGGAGCTGATGATCTGCGGGGACCCGGACGAGGTCCTGCGGCAGTGCAGGCGGTGGGAGCAGGCGGGGGCGGACCAGCTGAGCTTCGGGCTGCCGATCGGGATCGGCCGCGAGGACACGCTGAACTCGATCCGGCTGATCGGCGAGCACGTGATTCCGGCGATCGACACGGACCCGGTGCACCGGACCTCGCGGTTCCGGAACGCGGCGTAG